The Streptomyces sp. NBC_01317 genomic interval CGACGGCGGCGAAGGCGTCGCGGTCGTCCTGGGTCAGTCCCGGCGCGGTGTCGGCGTTGGTCCAGCCGAACGGCCAGAGCACCAGCTGGCTGTACGTGTGGAAGTCGATGGCCGCCTTGATCTGCTGCTTGCCTCCAACCACGCGCGAACGGACGAAGTCGGCGACGACCTTCACCTCGGGGGCGGACTCGGCGGCGCGGCCGCGGTACGTCTCGGAGCTGGCCGTGCCCGAAGAGCCGCCGCAGCAGCCGAACTTGTAGTCCCAGTTGCGGTTGAGGTCGGTGCCGATCGCCGTCGAACCGGTGTTGGGCTGCCGGTTCTTGCGCCAGCTGCGGTACGAGCCGGAGGCCACGTCGTACTCGCCGCCGTCGGGGTTGAGGTCCGGCACGATCCAGATCTCGCGGTTGTTGACGGCGCTCGTGATGCGCGAGTCGGAGCCGTACCCGGCGCCCAGTTCCCGTATCAGGTACAACGCCATCTCGACCGTGAGGTGTTCACGGGCGTGCTGGTGGTGGGTGAACAGGATCTCGGGCTCGGCCTCGTCCGTCGCGACGTTGTCGCTGATCTTGACGGCGATGATGTTCCGGCCCTCGTAGGTCCTGCCGATCACCCGCTTGGACATGAGGTTCGGGTACTGCTGGATCCGCTGGTCGATCTCCGTGTTCATCTCCGCGTAGTTGTGGTACCGGGAGTCCGCGGAGGGGAAGTCGAAGGGCGCGACGGCCGATCCGCCGCTCCTGGCGGGCGGCGCGGGGAGCGCGGTGAGCCGGTGGCCGAGGGCGCGGAGGCGCTTGGCCTGCGTGGTGTCGGCGCTGACGACCACCATGTGGTCGCCGACCTCGTCGATCGACACACCGGTCGCGAGGAGGGCGGTCCGGTCGGCCACGGTGGACGGCCCGTTGATGGTGTACTGCCGGATCACCTCCTCGGTGGCGGCGGCCGAGGCGAGGTCCTTCGCGCCGGGCGCGCCGGAGGACGTCGCGGTGGCGGTGAGCGGCGCCGCGACGGCGAGCGCCACCAACGCCGCGAGGGTGGCGGTCCTTCTGCCGTGGATGCGTAGTCGCATGCTCTCTCCTGCTCGCGGGGGGAAGTCTGGGGGTCTCCCCATGCGACGCATCGTGGGACTATGGCATGAACCCGTCAAGGTACGGTCTTCGGCCACCGCTTTCCGGCGGTACGGCGCTACGGCGCTCCGCGGGGATCAAGTGGTCGGCGGGTCAGGCCGGTTCGAGCACGATCCACGTCCTGCCGGGACGCAGCCGCATCGTCGTACCGCTCCCGGACCCGCCGTCCCGCGTGTACGTCGTACCCGCGCCCTCCGAGGGCCTGCTCCACCGCACGGTGTACGACCGGCCGTCGCGCAGCACCACACCGGAACCGCTTCCCACGGTCTCGGAGAACGGCACAAATCCGGTACGGCTCCGGAACCGCGACTGCTTGACCTTCACGCGCTGCACGATCACGTTGTCGGCCGTCCACGGGGACTTCGTACCGTCCAGGGCGACCGTGTACCGCGACCCGTCCCAGGTGAAGGTGAAGCGGGAGTGCGGCATCGACGCCGTGGTCGTGGTGTTGGCCGTCCCGCCGGACGGCGTCTTCCCGGAGAAGCGCAGCCCGATGTCCTTCGCCTCTCCGGCACCGTCGGTGAGGCCCTTGGGATGGATGAACTCGTTGTGCGGAACGGGCCGGTCACGGTCACGGAAGAACGCGCTCGTCCCCGTCCTGGCGACGATGTCCGAATCCTCCAGCACGGGCAGCAACTGGCTCTGCGCCCCGGAGAACGCGAGTGCCGGCCGGTTGTACTCGGCGAGGATCTGGAGGTCCGTCTCGCGGGCGCTCCGTACCGGGCCGATCGTGTCCGGCAGATGGTCGCTGTCGAAGACGGCCATGAGCCGCGAGAGCCCGCCCTCCACCTCGATGCCGTACACCAGGTCCGCGCTGTTGAGACCGACCTGTGGGCGGGCCGCCGCCACGTTGTCGATCTTCACGGCGAGCACCCGGCCCGCGCCGCCCGGCTCACCGGTGAGGACGGAGGCGGACGAGTCCCCGCTGCCGCCGTCGTTGTCCGACGACGAGCAGCCCGCGGCCAGAGCGACGGCCAGCACTCCCGCCACGCCGGTCCCGAGCACTCTTCGACTGTCCACTGACGCTCCTCAGGTTCGTACGGCCGCCCCCTCCTTTGAGGATGATGACGCGCCGCCGGCCGTTGAGCGGGGAGCAACGCCCTAGGGATAGGCGTGGGCCGGGAGGACGCGGTCCACGTGGATGCCCGGGACGTCGACCTCCGAGCTGTGCAGAGGCCGCCTGTCCATCGCGGGCGTCTGGACCAGGGTCAGACCGCCGGCCTTGGCCATCCTGGCGTCGGTCCCCGCCGGTCCGGAGCCGAGGACGAGGTTGCCCGCGCTGTCCACCCGTACGGCCCTGATCAGCGCGGCGTCACAGCGCAGCGCCTCCTCGCGCCGGTATTTCGCGCGCCCCTGTGACGGCTGTGACGGCTGTGACGCGTCGTCGTCCGGGCCGACAGGGCCGGCCGGGGCAACCGGGGCGATCGGGGCGAGGAACGCGGCGATGCTGGCGTCCGCCGCCTCCAGCCGCTCGTTCAGGTCCGCCGGAGGCAGCCACCGTACGGCGATCTCCCCCGGGAGCCCTCCCGCCCGCCCGCCGTCCCCGGCGCAGGTCAGGCGTGCCACGCCACCGGCCGCCAGCAGGGTCCGTACGGGCTCGCTGAGCAGCACGGCCTCGGAACACACCACGTGCAGACCGGTCAGGCCGGCCTCCCGGACGGCGTCGACCAGCGCCCACGGCAGGGTGTCGGCGTCCTCGCCGCCGATCGCGACCGCGGAGCCATGGGCGATGCCCGCGACCGCGGCGGCACCGGAAGCAGCTCTTTCCATGGATCCAGTACACCACCGCCGGTCCCGCGCCACCTGGGGAGCGAGGCCGCGGGTCGTCGCCGGCGAAACGGCGTGATTCACGGCTCCCTGTACACTCCGCGCTCATGGTAGGCGAGAATTATCACGATTTTTTCCTCGGCTCTGCGAGTGCCGTCGGGGCATTGATCGGCCTGTTGTTCGTCGCGATCTCCGTGACCCCGAAAGCGGTCACCGGCAGGTCGGAACACCACAAGGAACGGCTGAAGGCGGCCACCGCGATGTCGGCCTTCCTGGACGCGCTGGTGGTGTCCATGGTGGCGCTGATGCCCGGGGACAACCTCGGCACCGGTTCGTCGATCATGGCGATCGCGGGGATCTTCTCGACCGTCGCTCTCGCGGTGACGGGGCTGCGCGCGGGAGTCCTCCGGGACCCGGCCCGCGCCCTCTTCCGCTGGTCGCTCCTGATCAGCGCTTTTCTCGGCCTCTACATCGTCCAGTTGGCGAGCGCCCTCCAGATCAACGGAACCGCGTCCGACGCGACGCACGTGAAGACCCACTCCATTCTGGTGATCATCATGTTCATCATGGGGATCAGCAGGGCGTGGGAGCTGGTGGGAGGCAGTTCGCCCCGGTTGATCGCCACCTTCAGCCATCCCGGCGCGGGGGAGCCCGCCGGCGGGGACCAGGCCGGTGACACGGCGTGAAGGACGGCACCGCGCGGCCACGGTCCGGACTGAGCCGGACCGTGGCCGGTGCCGCATCCCATGTGACGGGACGTCAGTAGACCCGTACGCTCACCGCGCTGACCGTGAGGGGGCTGAGGCTTCCCTCGACGTTCAGTGAGGCGCCCGTGCAGTTCTCGCCCGCGTAGAGCGTCGCGGTACGGGAGTTGGTGTTGACGGCCGAGAAGGCGCGGCCGGCCCAGCCGTGTTCCGCCAGGCTCACGCAGGCGCTGGTCGCCGGGGGGAGGGCCTGGACCGTGAACCGGGCACCGGCGTAGCCGGCCCCCTCGAACAGACACAGTGTGTTGCTGAATTCGCAGGAGCCGGCCAGGGCCGACTGGCTCGCCGGGGCCGCCTGGACCGTACCGGCACCCGCCGCGAGGAGGAGGGCGGCGGTGGCCGTGACGGACAGGGCGCCGGGCCGGCCGGGACGCCGGGTGCCGAGGCGGGTGAGAGCGCTGAAGGAAAGCATGGTGGTGCCCTTCTGTGAGGAGTGTGTCGGTGTGATGGGTTCGATCGGTGTGTCGCGTGTGAGGCGAGGCGCTGTACGGAGGAGCCCGGCGTGGCCGTCAGCCGGTGGGCCGGGTCCCGCCCGCGCGGGCTGCGAGGAGCACCGCGGCCAGTCCGGTCAGGGCGGCGCAGACCCAGAAGACCTGGGTGTAGCCCGTCCAGGTGGCCACCGTCCCGGTGACCAGGCCGCCGAGCAGTGTGCCGGTCTTGAACGCGCTGGAGTAGAGGGACGAGGCCACGCCCAGCCGGGAGGGCAGGCGGTCCTGGAGGATGACGACAGGGATGCTCAGGACCACGGCGGTCCAGAGCGCGTTGGGGATCTGGAGCAGGAGCAGGGCGGTCCGGCCGGACGCGAGGGGCAGCAGGCAGAAGAAGACGGTGGCCAGCGCCGAGGCCGCGACGACCAGACGCCGCTTGCCGAGCTTCTCGGACCGGGCCCCCACCCACACCAGGGCGGGGATCTCCAGCGCGGCGCTCAGCCCGAGGAGCCAGCCCACGAAGCCCTGGCCGAGGCCGAGGTCGCGGGTGACAAAAAGCGCCAGGTTGATCTGGTACATCATGTTGGCCGTCAGCAGCAGCACAACGGCCGTGAGCAGGGCCGCCGTTCCCCGGTCTAGCCCGGCGAACGGGTTGCGGGCGGTGGGGGCCGAGGGGGCCTCGTGGTCGGCGCCGTCGCCCGGCGCCCGCCCCGAGGCGGACGGCAGGCCCCACCGGCTCAGCGCCGAGGCGGCCAGCGACAGGGCGGCGGCGGCCAGGTACATCGCGGTGAAGCCCTGCCGGGCGATCAGGGTGAAGGCGAGCGGGGGCCCGATCACCCAGGACAGCGAGGTGATCGAGCGGAGGAAGCCGGTGAAGAAGGCCGCGCCCTGGCCGCGGGTGTCGGCCAGTTGCCTGCTGTACGCGAAGAGCTGGGCGAGGCTCGTACTGCCGACGCCGAAACAGCACACCCCGGCGACCAGGAGCAGGTAGTAGTCGCGCAGACCGGCGTAGGACAGCCCTCCGACGGCGAAGAGGAGGGCGGACAACGCCAGCAGGCGCCGGCGGTCCCGTACCCGGTCGGAGAGCACACCGATCACGAGGTCGACGCCGATCTCACCGACGGCCCGTCCGGCGAAGAACAGGCCGATCATCAGCGGGGTCGCCCCCACCTCGTCGGCGAGGAAGAGACTGGCCGAGGTCGAGACCATCGCACCCGACACCCCGACGGCTCCGGTGACCCCGACGAGCCGGCCGATCGCGCCTTCACGGAGGAAGGACAGCCGGGCGCCCTTCGCGGCGGGGGACGCGGACGGGTCCGGGGAGAGCTCAGGGGTCGGTTCGGGTTCGGCGGTCATAACCGGCTCTTCCTTCGTCCGGCCGCCGGCGGGCGGCAGCGGGAGACGCGACAGCGGGACACACGATCCCACTCCGGCAACTGTGCGCTCCTGTCAGCCCCGTTCGTCGCCCGCCGGGGTGAGGACCTTGTGCGCGACGCGCTCCGCCTCGCGGAGGACGGCCTCCCGGTACCGCTCGCTCAGTGCGGTGACCGCCGGCAGGACGCGGCACTCCTCGACGCTCTTGTCCCCGTAGGGCAGCGCGAATCCGGCCAGCGGCACCACGTCGAGCGGTGAGCGCGGGTCGAACAGCGCGTCGGTCTCCGGGGAGGGCCGGAGCGCCCCGCCTTCCGTCACGGCACCGACCACCAGGCCGGTCCTGCCGTTGATCGTGCCCCGTACGACTCCGAGCGCGCGGCCTTCGCCCCCGGCGGCCGCGGTGAGTTCGCGCTCCACGTCCGGGTAGATCCGGTCCGTCTCCAACCAGCCGAAGACAAGAGCCAGTTCGAGGTCGAGGCGCGGCCACTTGCCCAGGTAGTACCGGTTGTTGACGTGGGCCGTGGCGCCGTTGGCGGAGAGGTCCCGCGCATGGGGCAGGTGCAGTCCGACGACGTCCTCGCGCAGGACGATCGGGGTCCCGGTCGAGGCGACCCGGAATCCCCACTCCTGATCCTCGGGCCCCCATCCGTCGAAGCCCTCGTCGAAGAGGAGGTCGTGGCGGTGGAGCGTGTCGGCGGACAGGGCGAGGAAGCCGCCCCGGGCGAACACCCAGGGGAAGCGGGCGATCGCCGACTCGTAGGCGGGCGACCAGCGTTCGTCCAGGACATCCGTCGTTCCCGCGTCGAGTACGGCGAGCGCCTCGCGGTAGTGGCCAAACGGCAGTGCCTCGACCGCGTCCACCTGGCTGTCGACCACCTCGTCGTAGCCGATCATCTGGCCCACGACGCAGATGCTCTGACCGTGTGCGTAGTGGCGGTCGTACAGGTTGCGCAGGCAGTTGGGGGGCAGCACCATGTCCGCGTCGAGGAACACGTACACCTGTCCCGTGGCCTGCTTGATCGCCAGGTTCCTGGCGCGGCTCAGGTTCCACTTCTCGTCCGACATGACGGTGACGATGTCGAGCCGGTCCATGAACTCCTGGCAGGTGGCAACGTACTCCCGCGAGTACTCCAGCGCGCCGACGACGACCTCGAACTCGGAGCGGTCCATGGTCTGTTCCGCCAGCGCGGCGAACACCAGCCTGATGTTGTCCAGGCGTTGTTTGTAAGGGATCACGACACTGAACTTGGGGCGACCCATCTCTGCTCCTCGCGTGGCTGCCGGAGATCTCCCGTGGGGAGGCGGGACCAGCTTGGCACAATATTGCCAAGCTGGGCAAGTGTGAGGCAATAATCAGGGTCGCCCCACCGCGTCGAAACGTATCTACCCGAGATCCGCGACCAGTTGGTCCAGGACATGCAGTGCGGAGGCGGCCCGTACCGGGTCCTGGTAGTACGGGTCGCCGGGGACGGGCAGTGAGCCGGCCAGCGCCCAGCCGCGCCCACGGGCCCAGGTCGCGTCGTCCACGCCGAGCGCCGCGCGGTAGACACCGCGCACCTCGTCGGGCAGGAAGTTCCAGGCGGGGAGCAGGTCCACGGCCGGATCGCCGGCGGCCAGCGTCCCGAAGTCGATGACCGCGCTCAGCCGGCCCTCGGCGAGCAGGATGTTCCCCGTCCCGAGGTCGCCGTGGATCCAGACCGGCGGCCCCTCCCAGGCGGGAGCCGTGAGCGCCGCCTGCCACACGGCGGTCAGCGCGTCGGTGTCGACCAGGCCCTTCATGGCCTCGATCTTGGGCAGGACACGCGCCTCGGACGCCAGGGAGTCCCGCTCGTCCCCCATGGGCACGCCGCGGAACGCGTTGCTCCACTGCGGTCCCGGGGCGCCCGTGGCGTCGACCGCCCGGAGGGCGGAGACGAAGGCGGCCAGCTCGGTGGCGGCGCCGGCCGGGTCCACGAGGGCGGCGCCCGACGCGTTCTCCCCGGGCAGCCACCGGTAGACCGACCAGGAGAAGGGATAGCCCTCGGCAGGCTTGCCCATCGCCAGCGGCTCGGAGACGGGCAGCGGGAGGTGCGGCGCGATGCGCGGGAGCCACTCGTGCTCGCGCTCCACCTGCCCCGCCCAGCGCGGGAAGCGCGGCAGCCGTACGGACATGTCGTCACCCAGCCGGAACGTCGCGTTGTCCATGCCGGGCACGGGAATCGTCGCCAGGGGCAGGTCGGCCCACTGGGGGAACTGGGCGGCGAGCAGCCGGCGCACGAGGGCCGCGTCGATGGGCACTTCGTCCGTACTGGTCGATGACACGCGTATCTCCTCGGTAGGGGGCAGGTCGGGCGGCCTCATCCTGCCGGGGCGGGCGCCGCCCATCAACTGGGTTCGCCTAGGCCGCCGTTCGGGTTCGGCTCCGGGTCCGCTCCGGGCTCAGCAGATATTGCCAAGCTAGGCAACATCGTGACAACCTATCACCTCACCCATTGAGATCCGTACGGCCTCCCGGCCGTGCGCCGCCAGCATCCAGGGGAGTGGGACGGCGTGCTACCAGACCCGAGATGGACCGCGGGACGGCCCGGCGCCACCCCCGGCGAAGGCCTGCACGAGACGTTCGCGCGAACGGCACGGGCCCGCCCGGACGCCGTCGCCCTGGCGGGGGCGGCCCGCCCGAACATGACGTACGGGGAGCTGGACCGTACCGCCGACGCCTGGGCGGCCCGGCTGATGGCCGCCGGGGTCGGGCCGGGCTCCTTGGTGCCCGTACTGCTGCCCAGGGGGCCGGAGTTGGTGGTCGCGCTGCTCGCGGTCCTCAAGGCGGGCGCGGCCTACGCCCCGCTGGACCCGGACTGGCCCGCGCGCCGTCTGCGCGAGGCGATGGCCGACCTGGAGGCGCCCCTCGTGGTGGCCCGGTCCGCCGCCGGGACCCCTGACGGCCACGGCCTGCCCGTGTGGACACCGCCCACCGGGCCGGTGGCGGCGCCGCCCGGGTTCCGGCCCGCCGAGGTCGCGGGCTCCGACGCCGCGTGTGTCTTCTTCACCTCGGGCACAACAGGCCGGCCCAAGGGGGTGGTGACGCCCCACCGGGCCACGGTCCGCCTCTTCGCGCCGGACACCTTCGCGCACTTCGGCGCCGGTACGGTGACGCCTCTCGCGGCCCCGCCGCCGTGGGACGCGTTCTCGCTGGAGCTGTGGTCCGCCCTGCTCAACGGCGGGCGCTCGGTGGTGGTCGAGGAGCCGTACCTCTCCCCCGCCGCGCTGCGCGACGGGGTGTCGGTCCACGGGACGGACACGGTCTGGCTCACCAGCAGCCTCTTCAACATGATCACCGACGAGGACCCGGCGGCCTTCGAGGGCGTGCGCCAGGTCATGATCGGCGGCGAACGGCTCTCCACCGCACACGTCAGGCGCTTCCTGCTGCGGCACCCGGGGATCGTGCTGCTCAACGGCTACGGGCCGGTCGAGAGCACGGTGTTCGCCACGACCCACCGCATCACACCGGCCGACTGCGACCTGCCCGGCGGCATTCCCCTGGGCCGACCTGTTCCCGGCACGGGGGTCCATGTGCTGGACGGCACCCGGGTGTGCGCCGTGGGCGAGACGGGGGAGATCTGTGTCGCGGGTGAGGGGCTGGCGCTGCGCTACCTCGGCGATCCGGCCCTCACCGAGGCCGCGTTCACCCGGGTGACGATCGACGGCGAGACCCTGCGGGTCTACCGGACCGGCGACCTGGGGGTGTGGGGCGCGGACGGGCTGCTGCACTTCCGGGGGCGGGCCGACCGGCAGGTGAAGATCCGGGGCCACCGGGTGGAGCCCGCGGAGGTCGAGCGCCAGGTGGAGCGGTGCCTGCCGGCCGTGCGGACGTGCCGCGTCCTGGCCAGGAAGGATGCCGCCGGTACGGCGCAGGAGTTGGTGGCGTTCTGCGTGCCCGCCGAGCCGGGGGATCGGCTGGAGGGCGCGGCGGCCGCCCTGGCCGAGGTTCTTGTCTCGTACCAACGGCCCTCCCGGGTGGTCGCGGTGGACGCCCTTCCGCTGACGGCCCGGGGGAAGCTGGACGAACGGGCGCTGCTGGGGATGGCATCGGCCGGGCCGGCGATCGGGCCTGGCTCGGATGTGGGTGGCGGGGACGCGGTGGGTAGCGGTGACCTCGCCGATCCGGCCGTACGGGCCGTCGCCGAGACGTTCGCCGCCGTGCTCGGGCGCGCGAATGTCCCGCTCGACACACCGTTCG includes:
- a CDS encoding M14 family metallopeptidase, with amino-acid sequence MRLRIHGRRTATLAALVALAVAAPLTATATSSGAPGAKDLASAAATEEVIRQYTINGPSTVADRTALLATGVSIDEVGDHMVVVSADTTQAKRLRALGHRLTALPAPPARSGGSAVAPFDFPSADSRYHNYAEMNTEIDQRIQQYPNLMSKRVIGRTYEGRNIIAVKISDNVATDEAEPEILFTHHQHAREHLTVEMALYLIRELGAGYGSDSRITSAVNNREIWIVPDLNPDGGEYDVASGSYRSWRKNRQPNTGSTAIGTDLNRNWDYKFGCCGGSSGTASSETYRGRAAESAPEVKVVADFVRSRVVGGKQQIKAAIDFHTYSQLVLWPFGWTNADTAPGLTQDDRDAFAAVGRKMGTSNGYTAEQSSDLYITDGSIDDWLWGTQKIFSYTFEMYPAGSSGGGFYPPDEVIERETSRNRDAVLQLIENADCMYRSIGKQAQYCA
- a CDS encoding DUF3048 domain-containing protein — its product is MDSRRVLGTGVAGVLAVALAAGCSSSDNDGGSGDSSASVLTGEPGGAGRVLAVKIDNVAAARPQVGLNSADLVYGIEVEGGLSRLMAVFDSDHLPDTIGPVRSARETDLQILAEYNRPALAFSGAQSQLLPVLEDSDIVARTGTSAFFRDRDRPVPHNEFIHPKGLTDGAGEAKDIGLRFSGKTPSGGTANTTTTASMPHSRFTFTWDGSRYTVALDGTKSPWTADNVIVQRVKVKQSRFRSRTGFVPFSETVGSGSGVVLRDGRSYTVRWSRPSEGAGTTYTRDGGSGSGTTMRLRPGRTWIVLEPA
- a CDS encoding CoA-transferase, whose protein sequence is MERAASGAAAVAGIAHGSAVAIGGEDADTLPWALVDAVREAGLTGLHVVCSEAVLLSEPVRTLLAAGGVARLTCAGDGGRAGGLPGEIAVRWLPPADLNERLEAADASIAAFLAPIAPVAPAGPVGPDDDASQPSQPSQGRAKYRREEALRCDAALIRAVRVDSAGNLVLGSGPAGTDARMAKAGGLTLVQTPAMDRRPLHSSEVDVPGIHVDRVLPAHAYP
- a CDS encoding peptidase inhibitor family I36 protein, with amino-acid sequence MLSFSALTRLGTRRPGRPGALSVTATAALLLAAGAGTVQAAPASQSALAGSCEFSNTLCLFEGAGYAGARFTVQALPPATSACVSLAEHGWAGRAFSAVNTNSRTATLYAGENCTGASLNVEGSLSPLTVSAVSVRVY
- a CDS encoding MFS transporter gives rise to the protein MTAEPEPTPELSPDPSASPAAKGARLSFLREGAIGRLVGVTGAVGVSGAMVSTSASLFLADEVGATPLMIGLFFAGRAVGEIGVDLVIGVLSDRVRDRRRLLALSALLFAVGGLSYAGLRDYYLLLVAGVCCFGVGSTSLAQLFAYSRQLADTRGQGAAFFTGFLRSITSLSWVIGPPLAFTLIARQGFTAMYLAAAALSLAASALSRWGLPSASGRAPGDGADHEAPSAPTARNPFAGLDRGTAALLTAVVLLLTANMMYQINLALFVTRDLGLGQGFVGWLLGLSAALEIPALVWVGARSEKLGKRRLVVAASALATVFFCLLPLASGRTALLLLQIPNALWTAVVLSIPVVILQDRLPSRLGVASSLYSSAFKTGTLLGGLVTGTVATWTGYTQVFWVCAALTGLAAVLLAARAGGTRPTG
- a CDS encoding glycosyltransferase family 2 protein, whose amino-acid sequence is MGRPKFSVVIPYKQRLDNIRLVFAALAEQTMDRSEFEVVVGALEYSREYVATCQEFMDRLDIVTVMSDEKWNLSRARNLAIKQATGQVYVFLDADMVLPPNCLRNLYDRHYAHGQSICVVGQMIGYDEVVDSQVDAVEALPFGHYREALAVLDAGTTDVLDERWSPAYESAIARFPWVFARGGFLALSADTLHRHDLLFDEGFDGWGPEDQEWGFRVASTGTPIVLREDVVGLHLPHARDLSANGATAHVNNRYYLGKWPRLDLELALVFGWLETDRIYPDVERELTAAAGGEGRALGVVRGTINGRTGLVVGAVTEGGALRPSPETDALFDPRSPLDVVPLAGFALPYGDKSVEECRVLPAVTALSERYREAVLREAERVAHKVLTPAGDERG
- a CDS encoding aminoglycoside phosphotransferase family protein, coding for MSSTSTDEVPIDAALVRRLLAAQFPQWADLPLATIPVPGMDNATFRLGDDMSVRLPRFPRWAGQVEREHEWLPRIAPHLPLPVSEPLAMGKPAEGYPFSWSVYRWLPGENASGAALVDPAGAATELAAFVSALRAVDATGAPGPQWSNAFRGVPMGDERDSLASEARVLPKIEAMKGLVDTDALTAVWQAALTAPAWEGPPVWIHGDLGTGNILLAEGRLSAVIDFGTLAAGDPAVDLLPAWNFLPDEVRGVYRAALGVDDATWARGRGWALAGSLPVPGDPYYQDPVRAASALHVLDQLVADLG
- a CDS encoding amino acid adenylation domain-containing protein, whose product is MLPDPRWTAGRPGATPGEGLHETFARTARARPDAVALAGAARPNMTYGELDRTADAWAARLMAAGVGPGSLVPVLLPRGPELVVALLAVLKAGAAYAPLDPDWPARRLREAMADLEAPLVVARSAAGTPDGHGLPVWTPPTGPVAAPPGFRPAEVAGSDAACVFFTSGTTGRPKGVVTPHRATVRLFAPDTFAHFGAGTVTPLAAPPPWDAFSLELWSALLNGGRSVVVEEPYLSPAALRDGVSVHGTDTVWLTSSLFNMITDEDPAAFEGVRQVMIGGERLSTAHVRRFLLRHPGIVLLNGYGPVESTVFATTHRITPADCDLPGGIPLGRPVPGTGVHVLDGTRVCAVGETGEICVAGEGLALRYLGDPALTEAAFTRVTIDGETLRVYRTGDLGVWGADGLLHFRGRADRQVKIRGHRVEPAEVERQVERCLPAVRTCRVLARKDAAGTAQELVAFCVPAEPGDRLEGAAAALAEVLVSYQRPSRVVAVDALPLTARGKLDERALLGMASAGPAIGPGSDVGGGDAVGSGDLADPAVRAVAETFAAVLGRANVPLDTPFVALGGTSLGAGRVCARLAARLHRPVPVATLYERPTVAALAHWLRTTPPPDDLPEAPPETGDTPLTPLQTVYLTRQLLAPSDLTAHCVLAWLVEGDLDTAALETAVAETHRRHESLSAAYVLDPAPYALLVDAPPPLVEILPRENTVDSAVSAARAALSGELEPEQGELWRTVLAPVAGGRASVFGVVVHHIAFDGWSESVLARDLAAAYNAAKGGGRTAEPAPPSLAVIHQDRARYRRQTASAAHEDYVRGELTGVPDLRWPAGPPDRATGGPGRVDAPLSSAVLAGVDDLAREAGVTRFAVLLSNWAAALAEVTGRRDFAVGVPVAQRDGARLDGVVGCHIGMLCLRLRGAALGGGTDAVREASRITARALAAQDVSLGDILSLTGRPRTGRPPLYQVLFALQDNAVPRLELAGVRTDFLRQPYLDLPLELHTELWPDERGGLRVEVSFRPEAVAETTAQEIAKRFTDRLRSLSPGVV